Part of the Eleginops maclovinus isolate JMC-PN-2008 ecotype Puerto Natales chromosome 3, JC_Emac_rtc_rv5, whole genome shotgun sequence genome is shown below.
CCAACACATGTGGATTCTTCAAAAAACTTCCTGAAGATCCTAAAGAGTGTACTTATACTACCACTAGAATCTTGAAGCTCGACTGGAGCTAAAATGTGCAGTTACCCTTGAAGATTTTCTAATCAAACAGCGACATCTAGTGGTGGTTTTAAAGTCATGTAGGACCCCCACCTTTCTACAAATCATACTGTATAAAGAATCCGTTTATAGCTTCAAACATAAAACTCCTCATTTAACCATGTTATGCAACACAGTACTTACAGGTGGTCAAAATGTATAACCACACACCAATATTTCCTAATTATTATGTACTGTAAATATTGCTATCGTTTTCTCTCAATGCCAAACCAAAGAAAAAtacttgtgtattttaaatTTAGTATAATTTAAGTGTCTTGAATAAGAGGCACCCACTCTTATCAATGAAATGTAGAGTTCAAATAAGGTAATTTCACCTTCTATTTTCcataaaaatgcatgtttacACATGTTTATAAGAAAGTGAAATGTTGGTGTGTACAttcatttgagaaagtataGCCAATTATTTcagaacattattttaaatatatatattgttttatttgacagttttaaaCCCTCAGAATACCAGTCTAAAAATGATTCATAGATATTATTGATCAACTCAGATGAAGTCAAACCCAATCATAAATCTGTTGGAACATACTGAAATGTTTATTCTGAGTTTGTGTGTTATGCAACATTTAAATTGGTAGATATTGGGACTCTCAACCCCCTCACAtttatgtgaaaatatttgaatgGTCCTGTGTAGAAAAAGGGGAACAAGGAATGGGTTACATTTTGTCAATCCTTTCCTATcatcatacctgcaaactcagaagggctgaaaaaggtgacaaactaaactgtTGTAGGGGGttctgggggcatcccccccccagccaaatgtagctattttaacatgtaaattaagcattctggtgtactcccataagaaaataaagggaaaagacaaccttttcttatggtaacaatggcacatttattgacccataaactggtcagttaaaaacattttgaatgtgaaaagcattcaggacaggtcaacagtaaatcccattggccaaatttggcaacatatcaacataatattattttcattttttcatccttttggcctggacaagcctttcaagggcccgttttcgctgcttggcaatgtgcctctttcgggccacactatcgttctccactacctctgccctattactagcagcactggtagatggctggcagccaaactcaaccctcctttctctgattacaagctgattttcctgtcgttgggctttgtccctagttccagctgcactaacgttagaacacaacctcctatctacctccccaaacttcaaatcatcccttctgaacatttccaccccagtctggttcctggtctgcaaagtgtatttaacagtctgcacagcactgagggtggagatcttcattgacgttgatcgttgatcaatgatggtccccatgacactgaaggaagactcaaccagggcaccatggaaaattgagagggcagccttgactgcctgacacagtgcagggtacttccctgtattgaagacgacggcccaccacttgacaacatcctctccatgctgaaaactgggaagcgcctggtcaacattgaaacgcagaatttcttggtctgtgtcagcatctggtggcagcaggtgacccatcatatgtatgaccttactcaaatatattctcttcatagctctgaccaaaacgacctgtactctcgctttgtacacgttgcctagcaacgccgcgcatgcgcattatatcctgctccgctccgagttatagtagtaggctattcatgggaaacgcatgaacagcacgttaagatctcggccaagtcgtaattaaaagcagttcttcattatttaagttaagcggcgataacgccagtgttaaacacggtgttaaacacgcaaatgccggttggtgtgcgtacgttactgagtgtttatcggtccacggccgtaatgaacgtgtcgcattggtccatatgtaatgcgcacgttctgttgttctcattggcatagagctattgaacattaactttaacaaaggatacggataacatatagcccacggcagttttgtcattgtatgtatagcctatatttgtattacgctatcatcattcaacatgtagaatgaacgtgtaatctatagagtcgatttacatagataattcacaaccatgaacctaatctggatcttaaacctgccaattgccacCAATtgttacatataaaatatgttttcgtttttagattgcgtgtttcaaaggcatctgcgtcttgtgtacataacacagcgcaatatgaatactgtcatttccaacagtgaagcgttatatgtgcttacgaaAACTTTAAACTCTACACAaggtcgccagcgtttgtagattttgttcgtaactccaaacttttcgtagctaccaaaaagttgatgaatgcgaaaccaaaataattgatccgaacggatcacggatcaatgatgatccgttgcaccactactagctactcactaaaccacacacggatgtgtatttgttcattacgtgttcgttttcatccctctcatatctgaccacaatgacaagccgccagtaatatcaggtaacaggacggatgctgtggagatcagccttcacaaacgtcttcttttcgcattgaacgaggtgacgtagaactggtctagctaggctaactttaacacaattcactgaggttagctagcaacctaacaagctgataagcttaagcatgttaatacactttattcggctcaaataattttacttcagcaacgttattatacagcatacaatgtttttgccagattaccTGCTACTAgacttacctcaaaacttgtatctgtaacatatcccgaaaattgtccagaagaaccagtcgctgacgactgagcactacactccaagagggaccgatgggtaaaaaaaacgcgcgctgtggtttatcttgcttatgattggtcggtggtcgtggaacgcgagtcatttgaacaaagattttatttattgtgaagatagcaaacttgtttcttgctcattatacagtcggttatacagtctattgttggtcggtcagccccccccccccccccctaaaaaaaaaaactcttcggatctacacgattcacgtcaatgacatattttgagttgaaaacggcaaatttcgccgaaaggtgactagtttgcaggtatgtatcATGTATTCAAATGTGCCCCTTCTCAACTTCTTTTCTCAATGATGCCACTTTAGCCAAATACTGattatttaagaaatactgCCCCTTCCAAAAACCCTGGTTCTTTTTTAGCCATCAAGCCCTCAAATAATGGGCATAAAGTCTTCTGCTCCAGCCAACTTAGAATAAGGTAAATATTTATAATGATTTGCAAAATAATGCAGCATTACAgcatatgttttatttggtaTTGTTGAACAGTTTCTCCATACAAGTAACAAATAAGAGTACAAGGTACTAACCCTAACCATGTACACAAAAACAAGTACACATCTTTTAGAGTGTCAATTTAAGGCACATTTTAAAGCCAGCAGTACCAAAAGTTCTTACAAAAGTAACATCACACATACTTTTACATCATAAAAACAATTCACGTAAACTAGCACTAGCTCTGAATTGAGAAGGAATTGTAATACGCTTAGCAACAATATGGTCTTCTGTAATCTGACACATTTATATTGTCATTCAGTTTAGTGCTTAGCTTTCTCCATAAGtaaataaatcttttttttttgaaaaattaaGCTACCAGCGACTCTGATAAGAGCAGATCAGTTAAACCGCATCAGGGAGTGCTACTACTCAGTGCATCTAAAATAAGCGCaaaataattattctttagTTTTGTACATCAGTGTCACTACATTGGACACTTGGTGTTGCAAGCATCACCTGACCTAAAAAGTCCATAGACACTGACCAATGGGAACATGGATACAGCACCAAGCATGGAGCCCAACTGCACTACTGCTCCACACCACACAAGGGCGCTGTGGCCCTCGTCCCTCAGAATCACCCCAATGGTGACCTTCACGtaggagagtgacaggacaAAGAGGACCCAGACCAACACCTGTAACAGAGAAAAGATTAAtatcacacattaaaataatacaaaacccAAAACATATGATGagaactttgtttttaattgttagGTAGtactttctgttattttgaaatgtgctgGTATTATTTTAGCCTTATTAATAGTTTACTCTGTTTTATTATAAAGAACTTTATATTTGTTAAGAAAAGCTAATGCAACCAAGTTCAAAATAGCGCAAATCTGGCATAGGAACCTCTGATTTGATAGGCCACAAGCCAAAACCAGGTCAAAACCTTTTAGGGTCAACATTTCCAAGCTTAATTTATGTGTGAGTTTACCTCTTTCCCAACAGTCAAGATTTGATTGTGCTTTACCCAAACTATAATTTTTGGATACTGATGAGTGATTACTAAAAAGACATGTAAAAGCGCCTTCAATATTTTTAACACAATAAACCCTTATTTCAAAAGAGTGTGTAAGCCTATCAACCTTTGATGAACCCAGcatgatttatttaatattttttaaactcatCAAAACCAAATACAGGGGGCAACAGTCTGCAACACATTACTGCTAAATTGGCTAACAAGGCTTGACAGTTATGTCTTAATCAGTTCAAACAAGGTTGAGTTGCCACATGATTCTAAACTCTGCCAATAACATAGCACTTCAAGTTGTTTGAGAACTGACCATGCGTGTAATTATAACAGGCAGAATGTACTTTCAGTCTTACATGAGGTGTAGCACTTACAAGACAGAACAAGACATCCAAAATTAAGGGACATATTTCACTTTGCTAATGTGAATTTCATTAGAAAAAACAGTCCTACTATAACTGCAGTTCCAGAGGCACTGTGGACCAGCAATGGGCAAGGGCTAAGAGCAGCCATGGCCATGATGTAGGCTCCAAATCCTGTCCCAAACATGGTCAAGAAACCCATGAAGTAGAGAGACCTGGAAACAAAAATCAATGCATATGGTAAAATTGAGCATTTCCTTCAACACTTATCCATTTTGCTTCATAAAACATACAAgtagaattaaaataaaatatggcaGGACTTCTAAGCTATGAGCTTAAAAAACTCTAGTGACCTTTAGGAGCAAAGTGTTCAAACTAAGATTAAAGGAGGAAATGTAGTATTAAGCGCTACAAAGTCCGCAGAGGAAGGGACAAACAAAGGAATTTCTCGCAGGTCACTGTTTCTCTTGTCCTGTATCAAACTAAACGTACATTTTGACTTTCAATTAAGTGACATCCAAACAAACCTATTTAAACCACAACCATGCTATTTACTAAAAGCCCAAAACTAATCAATTAGATTTTTTCATATTAGCCTAAACTTATatagttgtttattttgtagcctttatataaaatattcattttaggTAAAAAGATGGTTGTAGTTATCATTCTTACCTAACCGGCAAAAACATGGCAATGAAGCAGGCCACTGGATTGGCGACAGCTGCCAGGGTGGCAGCTAGATGGTAGGCTTTGTTCCCATAAGGCAGACACGAATAGGACTGGACTGAAGGCAGGATTGCATTGGTCAAAGCATTGACCCAAGCTAGTACAACAAAGATGAACACCACCTCCAGATTGCTATATGTCCCCATCCCAAAAGAGCTCTTGGCTTTCCTTGTGGACACCTGGGGGCTGATCATAGGCTTCTGCTCTTGTGTCTGGTCTTGCAGAGACAACCCTTGCTCTCTCTTGCCAGGAGTCGGATCACCACTGAAGTATAAGTCATTGTTTCTCTCGTGAGCCACAGATGGATGATGGTTGAGTAGGATGAAGGCTACCAGACAGACCACCATCATGACACTGAGGAACACAAAGAACACCTCGGCTGAGAATAGAGCTGGCTGGTAGATGGCCTGCAGCTCTCCACTGCCAACCACAGTAGCATTATCAGCCGTTTGGTTGGCTACCACAGTCAACGTGGCATTCTGACAGTGGACTACCCCAACACCTTGAATGAGAGCCACCAGTGCAGGCACCAGACCACTGAGGCCTTCACCTGCAAAGTATGTGGTGAGGTACTGTGGACGTAGTCGCATCATGAAAGGTAGAAATGTAACAGAGGAGGTGCAGTCCACCACAGAGAGCAAGAAGGTTAACACCAGCAGGGGCACACTGTGCAAAGAGCCCCCTATTGCCATGGTCTGCCTCCAGAAAAAAGCCAGCAGGAATGTAGCAACAATCCCCAACCCTACAATGCAGTAGATCACTGGACGCTCATCTAGCACCCCTGGATGGAAGCGGTGCATCAGAGTGATGAAGAGGGGACCTATGTTGGCCATCTGGATGAGAACTGTGAGGTACGATGGTAGATACCATCCCTCTGGGATCTCTGGTACGACCAGAGGCAGCTCCACCCACATCCCGTTGATGGCCACCCAGGAGCCCATTCCGAACAGGCACGCTAGCACGTGAGTCAGCAGCGACATAATGGAGGGTGGAATGAGGTCAATCAGGAAATGTAGATCTGGCAATCTAAAAAACTGACACAAAATAGAACAGCCTGATTAGAAAACTGCAAAACTTCACTAACATGGAAACAGAGAAtctacataaatacacattattcTATTAAgttgatattttattaaaacactgCAATATCAGCCTTTCAGTTCCATCCAACTTTAAGGtggatatgttaaaaaaaaaagcacattgttAATACTTAGTTTTTCTGGGCTAAACTTGGTGTAACAAGACGTTTCAATTATTCCCAGAAtagttgttgtgtttattaacaTTGTAAAATGATGTATTGGATATGCTCAACTTGTAAGTGGCATATATTTCTCATATTGCGCAGTCTTAG
Proteins encoded:
- the LOC134861943 gene encoding riboflavin transporter 2-like — translated: MSLLTHVLACLFGMGSWVAINGMWVELPLVVPEIPEGWYLPSYLTVLIQMANIGPLFITLMHRFHPGVLDERPVIYCIVGLGIVATFLLAFFWRQTMAIGGSLHSVPLLVLTFLLSVVDCTSSVTFLPFMMRLRPQYLTTYFAGEGLSGLVPALVALIQGVGVVHCQNATLTVVANQTADNATVVGSGELQAIYQPALFSAEVFFVFLSVMMVVCLVAFILLNHHPSVAHERNNDLYFSGDPTPGKREQGLSLQDQTQEQKPMISPQVSTRKAKSSFGMGTYSNLEVVFIFVVLAWVNALTNAILPSVQSYSCLPYGNKAYHLAATLAAVANPVACFIAMFLPVRSLYFMGFLTMFGTGFGAYIMAMAALSPCPLLVHSASGTAVIVLVWVLFVLSLSYVKVTIGVILRDEGHSALVWCGAVVQLGSMLGAVSMFPLVSVYGLFRSGDACNTKCPM